The genomic DNA CTAATTCGTCGGCCGAAGCTTCCGACATCAGTTCGATGATCGTGTCGATCAGTTGCGATTGAATCACCGGCTTGGTGAGATAGCGAGCGATCCCGATCTGGCGACACTTGGCGTGATCCCCCTGCCCCGCGGCGGACGAGATCATCAGCAATTGGCAGTCGCGCAGGCCCGCTTCGTGGCGAATGATTTGAGCCAATTCAAAGCCGTCCATCCCGGGCATCATGCAATCGAGTAGCGCCAGTCGATAGGGGAGTCCCGCGGCGAGCGCCCGCCGCATTTCGGTAAGTGCCGCGGGGCCGCTGTCGACAACCACCGGTTGCAACCGCCACGTCTTGAGAATCTCTTCGAGGATCACGCGGTTGGTGTGGTTATCGTCGACGATCAAGACGGGCAGGCCAGCGAGATCGTCGATCTTCTCCAGGCTGCGAAGTTTGGTCGCGCTGATCTCGAAGCTGGAGGTGAAGTAGAAGGTGGTGCCGGTTCCCTTTTGGCTGTCGGCCCAGATCTTGCCTCCCATCAATTTGACCAATTGGGAGCAGATCGCCAGGCCGAGGCCCGTTCCGCCAAAACGGCGAGTAGTCGAGGCATCCTCTTGGCTGAAGGCCGTAAAGATCGAGTCGAGTTTTTCGGGGGCGATGCCAATTCCCGAATCGCGGACTTCGCACCGCAACAGCAACCGATCGGCGGTCCGCGATTCCTGTTGGACGTTGATCAAGATCTCCCCCTGCTCGGTGAACTTGATCGCGTTGCCAGCGAGATTGATCAGGACTTGGGAGAGTCGTCCGGGGTCGCCGACCAAGGTGTCGGGGAGTGTGGGATCGATCCGGCAACAGATTTCCAGCTGTTTTTCGCTCGCCCGAAAGGTGAGCGTCTGGACCGTTTTTTCGACGCAGTCGCGAAGTCCGAAGCGGATCGATTCGAGTTCCAGCTTGCCAGCTTCGATCTTGGAGAAGTCGAGGATGTCGTTTAACAATCCCAACAGCGACGCCGCCGATTGTTTGACGATCCGCAGATATTCCTGCTGCTGATGATCCAGATCGGTCCCGGCCAAGAGGTCGGTCATGCCGATGATCCCATTCATCGGCGTGCGGATCTCGTGACTCATGTTCGCCAGAAATTCGCTCTTCGAAACCGTCGCCGCTTCGGCCTGCTCCTTCGCCAACAGCAGCTCGTGCGAAGTTTGTTGGCGCTCGATCAGACTGGCCTGCAGCAGGCTGATGATCGATGTCGAAGCGAGCCCGATCGTGACGATCACGGCTAAGAAACCGATAGCGAAACGTCGCGCCCGAGCGATCGCGGCGCCCCAGTCTTGAGCGGCAAAGTCGATCCCCAAGACGGCATCGAGCCGACCGTCGGCGTCGCGGATCGGCGCGTACGCGCTGACCCAATCGCCCCAGCGGTCGCTGGAGATCTTGTCGTCGAAGGCGGCGGTGCCGGCATAGGCTTTCCCAATCGCCGCGTCCTGTTCGACCCACACCTCGCCGATCGCGGTCCGCTGTTCTCGGTCGCCATCGTAGCGGCCGTCGCGGCTGTAATCGGTTTCCGAATCGACGATCAATTGATTGCCCGCGGGTGATTTGCGGAACGTATAGATGTCCGCGACCGCCGGATTGATCTGCAACCAACGGATCTGTTTTTCGATCATCGCCAGATAGAGCGGATCGTCGGGCGCGGTGGCTGTCGTGATCCGCGCGTGTCCCATCGATGCCATTTCATCGGCGTAGGTCGGCGCCAGTCCCTCGATCCGCTTCTGCAACCGAAGCTGCTCGCGGCGGCCAGCTGCGTCGACAAGAAACCATCCTGTCACCAGCACGATCGGCAGCAGCCCCCATGCCATCAGCAGCGTGCGGTTGGTGTGGACGGTCTTCCAGAACCAGAAGGTCAGCAGCAGCAGGGTGAGGACCGACAGCGAGACAAAAAGCGCGTAGTCGAGTTGAGCGATGAGGATTTGGTTGATCGCGACCATAACCCGCCCATTTGTCCTCGTCCAAAGGAGTTGGCCGGCCGCGGATCGCAGCGGGCACACTTCCATTGTAGCCCTGGGCCTAGCGGGTTCCGCAATCCCGCCGCAGAAGAAACCAGGGCTTTTAACTGTCTGAATTTAGGCAAATTAGCCGGCACGCGCTAGCGCTGGCAATTCTACGTAAGTCATGGTGAGTGGTCGCGATCGAACGCTTGCCAGGCCAGTGAGAAGTCTTTCGTTCGTCGAAGACTGTTCCACATCGCATTCATCCTCTTCAGGGCTGCAGGCTCGACCATTTGCATAGCCCAGCCTGCAGGGCTGGGTTCTAGCGGCGATGATTGACATGGTTGGGCTGTAGGCCTGGCGGATTGTCGCCACCTCCCCCCCGGGGCGTTGCC from Rosistilla oblonga includes the following:
- a CDS encoding hybrid sensor histidine kinase/response regulator, yielding MVAINQILIAQLDYALFVSLSVLTLLLLTFWFWKTVHTNRTLLMAWGLLPIVLVTGWFLVDAAGRREQLRLQKRIEGLAPTYADEMASMGHARITTATAPDDPLYLAMIEKQIRWLQINPAVADIYTFRKSPAGNQLIVDSETDYSRDGRYDGDREQRTAIGEVWVEQDAAIGKAYAGTAAFDDKISSDRWGDWVSAYAPIRDADGRLDAVLGIDFAAQDWGAAIARARRFAIGFLAVIVTIGLASTSIISLLQASLIERQQTSHELLLAKEQAEAATVSKSEFLANMSHEIRTPMNGIIGMTDLLAGTDLDHQQQEYLRIVKQSAASLLGLLNDILDFSKIEAGKLELESIRFGLRDCVEKTVQTLTFRASEKQLEICCRIDPTLPDTLVGDPGRLSQVLINLAGNAIKFTEQGEILINVQQESRTADRLLLRCEVRDSGIGIAPEKLDSIFTAFSQEDASTTRRFGGTGLGLAICSQLVKLMGGKIWADSQKGTGTTFYFTSSFEISATKLRSLEKIDDLAGLPVLIVDDNHTNRVILEEILKTWRLQPVVVDSGPAALTEMRRALAAGLPYRLALLDCMMPGMDGFELAQIIRHEAGLRDCQLLMISSAAGQGDHAKCRQIGIARYLTKPVIQSQLIDTIIELMSEASADELDAVPEQTDSASIRTSDDSTPRSPADVEPAESSQPLKILLVEDGIVNQKVAMAMLRKYQHRVMLAEDGREALQAFRREPFDLILMDVQMPTMDGLEATAAIRAAEQPPARIPIIAMTASAMKGDRQRCLDAGMDDYLSKPIEAKQLYDRISTLAAKLASNPTHAR